Within Rissa tridactyla isolate bRisTri1 chromosome 4, bRisTri1.patW.cur.20221130, whole genome shotgun sequence, the genomic segment cacGGTAACGTTTGGATTGGAAGGAAACTTAAAGATCACACAgtgacaccccctgccctgggcagggacacctcccaccagcccaggttgctccaagccccgtccagcctggccttgaacccctccagggatggggcagccacagcttctctgggcaacctgggccaggggctcaccgccctcacagccaagaatttcttcctcagatctcgtctaaatctcccctcttccagtttagtactattccccctcgtcccatggctcccctccctgatccagagtccctccccagctttcctggagcccctttagggactggaaggggctggaaggtctccccggagccttctcttctccaggctgaacccccccagctctctcagcctgtcctcacggcagaggggctccagccctcccagcatctccggggcctcctctggccccgctccaacagctccgtgtccttctgctgttggtgccccagcgctggatgcagaactgcaggggggtctccccagaggggcagaaccccccccctcgccctgctggcggTGATGCTTAATGCTTGAGATACTTCACGCTAGAGATCCACCCGTCCCCAGCGGCGGATGCCAGGAGAAAGCCCCTAACTCTCAACTATTTAAGAGAAACCTCGTGCAccggctcctgctccccaacacaGACACCGGTGCCAAGACGAAACCCACCACCGCCCACCTCCTGCCGGTTAATTTTAGCCCTGCtcgtcaaaaaaaacccaaaaacaaactccccccaaaaaaactggACTTTTGATAAATTTCCCGCGCTCCTGAGAGGGAACTAGCCGCGACATCACCGGGGCGGCGCCTGCCCCTTTAAGGCGCGCCCCTCGCGCCCTCCCGCGTCTTTCCGCTGACGTCCGATGGCGCGGCGCCTCTCCCCACCCTTGCCCCGCCcacgcgccccccccgcccccgtcggCGCACGCGCTCCTTGAcaggcgggaggggcggggcggggctcggggggggccgCGCAGGCGCACTACTGCGCCTGCGCGGCCCccgagccccgccccgcccctcccgcggGAAGCGGGCGGGCGCGCACACCACACCCCACACACTTCCCCCCCGGCGCCGCTCATGCGCAGGAGGCGGGCGGCGCCgccgagcggggcggggcggttgCGCGCATGCGCGCTGGCGGCGGAGGGGGAAGTGAGGCGGGCTCGCGCGGGCGCCTTTTCCGGCGGTGCTTGGCTGagggagcggcgcggagcggagccggccCCCTCCGACCCTCCGCGGGCGGCCCTTGAGGTAAATCCCGGCCCTGAGGTAAATCCCGCCGTGCTCCTTTTCCCTTGCAGCCGCCCCCGTCTCACGCGCTCTCTCTCCGTCCCTTTACAGGCAGGACGCGGGAGCCGCCGCCCCTCCTGAGCCGGCATCCATGAGCTGAGGCGCCGGGGCGGGAGCCAAGGCAGGAGCCGGGCGGAGCCGCCGCCTCAAGgcccggcggagcgcggcgcggccccTCTTCCCGCCCCGCCAGGCCTCACctcaccacctccccccccctcccccgccaccaCACACTCCGCTTCTTCCGCAGCCGCCCCATGCGCGGCCGGCGCTGAGCCCCGCCTGCCCTTGCCCTGAcacccggccccgctccggccttccccccccccttccccctttcccccgcCCCGCGTGGGCCGCTCGCCCTCCgctccccctcaccccaccccgGAGGCGCCGGGCCCCTTGGATGCCGCCGAGATGGGCAAGGTGCTGTCCAAGATCTTCGGCAACAAGGAGATGCGGATCCTGATGCTGGGTCTGGACGCGGCTGGTAAAACCACCATCCTGTACAAACTGAAGCTGGGCCAGTCCGTCACCACCATCCCCACCGTGGGCTTCAACGTGGAGACGGTTACTTACAAAAACGTCAAGTTCAACGTGTGGGATGTCGGGGGCCAGGACAAGATCCGTCCCCTCTGGAGGCACTACTACACGGGCACGCAAGGGTTGATCTTTGTGGTGGACTGCGCCGATCGCGACCGCATCGACGAGGCCCGCCAGGAGCTCCACCGCATCATCAACGACAGGGAGATGCGGGACGCCATCATCCTCATCTTCGCCAacaagcaggacctgcctgatGCCATGAAACCCCATGAAATCCAGGAGAAACTGGGCCTGACCCGAATTAGGGATAGGAATTGGTACGTGCAGCCCTCCTGTGCTACTACAGGGGATGGACTCTATGAAGGGCTGACATGGTTAACATCCAATTATAAATCCTAATGAGAGAATAACTATTTAGTCtacaaagaattaaagaaaaaaaaaaataacccacatgGCTTTCCGGAAGAATGATTCTctactgaaaagtaaaacaaaagcatcCATAGGATTATGATCACCTTTCTCCAGTtaccaccctttccttctgcacACTTGACTGGATTCCTGTTTTAACTCTTCTTGCTTGGCGTTAGGATGCTCTAATCTCCGAATGTGACACGAACACAAGCACTAGATGCTATGGCAGACTTCCAGCAAACAGGGGAAAGACACATTGTAGACTTGCtaagtaacttcttttttttttttttcttctcttgataGCCCTTAAGATGGTTTGATTATTTTGGGGGATGGTTGGGGGAGGGTTACCATTTTCAGTGTATGCTTTCTGGTTCTACTTTtttgattatatatatatattttttttcttctatcactTGCTGTAGATTGCTACTTTTTTGCATTCATGCAGAATATGTTGATAGGTCTACTTCATCTAGTAAACTGAAAATTATTGCTTAAAATCAAACTGCAGTCTGTCTTTTTATATTaaggactttttttaaagttctgttaaTCTGTAACTAAATAGTgactctcagtctgtcttcatatcTCAGACTAATAGTGAAACGAATTCTTGCCTACAGTGGCAGATAGTGAGAATACCATTGTAACATGTTCAAAGTGCATATCAGGCATAATGTTAACTAGGTAATGTAAGAACTGCTTTGAAATGTCAGCTGTGAAGTTCTGAACCATACATCATGCATGAGAAGGGATGCAAATGAGTTCCCCATACTACATAGCAACCATATAGCAAATAAAGACATGAATGATGTAATAGTTCCAGGGTAGATGCTGTTCAGTTTTTGTCTTGCATTGCAAACTTAAATGATGTTTAGCTGCAGTTTTTACTACTCATGTCAGTCTCCGATTCAATGCAAGATAGGTTCCTTCCAGAAAATGCAGCAATAACGTGTAAGCATTGCAACAAGTCTTATTTTCAATCACAGAGGTTTCTCAAAAATCTAGCACCGACTTGCCTGTCTTGCAATCGAGACAAATTGCTTTCATCTCAAGGCAGTTGCAGACATCTAAATCTTAAAAGGATTTCTGATTCTTTCCAACATGCGTGtagtggagaaagaaaaaaatttatttttttccattttgtagaCTTCTGAAGTGGCAAGTTCCGTGCTAACCTGTAGTTGAGCTCGGTAATTCTGACATCTGAATAATAGCCATTTTGAGGAAATCACTCATTGCTTTAGTTTTCCAAGACTGACTGAACTCAAGCAAGTAGTTGCAGTCCTCGCCATCCGTCTCGGTAGCTGGTTGTTGCTGTAGTCCTGTAGGAAGGGAACTATGTTGGATGTCTGAAGCCCATTGAGTAACTACTAATGAGAgcggggaggagagagagagaatacgACTATGAATGTAAACTTCCATAATTAGTTCTTAAAGGGCAAGCAGCTCATTTGCCATATCACAGCTTGCAGATGTGACtggcaaaataaaaaaccccacccagaaCAAGTATTAGTATAAAAACTCAATCAAGTATTAATGCTGGGTGCAAAAAAACGTTAAAGCAGCTGGTTCTTATTCAGCCTTAAGGATTAACTTCAGATTTCCTCAAGGAGTTAAACTCAATTGGGGAATTCTAGGAATGTATgctacaaaaccagaagaaaatgggtaaatggtttttttttcttttttcttttttttttttttttttaaggatatgaCTTTTACATAAAATTGGGGGCATTACACTACATTTCTGCAGTGTTGACTCTGCATGCTAAGTACATTGTATATGGAGCTCTTACCAAAGATGTATGGGAAGATAAAAATACCGAATTCACTTCTGAAATTGAATGCTTTGGACAACTTAAAAGTTCCTTTAGAATATGGTTCCAAAAGACTTGATCTCGCTGTGGGTTGCAAATGGGACTGAATGGGATCTTGATGCCAGAAGATAGAGCATTGATTGACTGTACGCCTTCCTAAGTTAAAGAGAGTCTGCAAAATGTAGGATAACTCTTAAATCTCAGCTCTAAAGAAGAGGAGGTGAGTTTTCTTTTCCACTCAAGGCTTTTTGCCATTGGAATATCACTGCTctattttctagctttttttttttttcctctgttgatgTAACTTAACAAATAGTGTGGTGGTATAAAGACTAAAAATACAAGAATATGGTTACTGTTTTCTTCTGGAGCATAAATAAAATAGCCAAGCACAAAGTAAATGCCTAAACTGGAAAACTTGAAGCTCTATTAATGGTTCTTGAACTTTCTTAAATCTATTCTCAGTCAACATGAAAACTTCAATAACTTCATTTTTCGTCTAAGTTGATTTACTGTGTTTTCTCTTCAAGTGCTGGGGCAGACTTCTTTGCTAGACTTTGCATTAAGTTGAATTCACAATTTTGTATTTCCTTAGTAACTTTGTTATTCTGTTTTTGTAGGTGAAAGGAAACTGATTatgcttctgaattttttttaatgtcttttgggggcgggggagggggggggggagaaaaagttaCCGAAACATGTGGCAGAGACTTCAAAAATAAATGGCCATTGCTACTGAACAAAATACAAAGGTTTCACTTTCAACATGTCCTTTATAGGTTGTAGCTGAACCTCACCACGAACTAGTGGCTATCAGGCAGTAAACATAGCCTGTAGGACAAAGTGGCAATCTGTAAGAAATCCTATGATTTAAAAACTAATCTGGAGTTTAAGTGCATCAATTTGTGTTCATGTGAATTTATGGAGTAAGTTTTGAATGGCGTTAATCGTGTCTGATAAGTGAATGAGTTTGTAGACTGTGATCTCCCTGACTAAAGTAAACAGGAATTTTGTGTTCTCAATATGGCTGTAGTGTTGGTAAAGAACtaataagcagaaaataaagcaattatACAGCGGAGCTCTCCTGGTATGTTACTTATATTTAATtatgagagaaacagaaaggggCAATATGGTGCTGGAGTAGAGCGTTCTGCCGACTTAAAGAGGTCTCTGTTCTGCATTTCACAGTTTTGAAAGCCTGTCTGTAATTCCTTTGAGACTTAGATTAGCGACTATTTTTATAAGTGGAAAGGATGATACGTCTTTAATACTCCCGCTTGCAGTTAACAATCTTTAGCGAACTTTAGTGTCAAATTTATACTGCCTTGGTGCCGGTTCCCTGTAACTTGGGAAGGTGACCAGGTCTGTGAGAGGCCACAGAGGGACCGTCGCTGGGCCGGGTGGTGCCGTGTTTCATGGAAGAGATGACTTGGTCGGAAAGGGACGATGTTTGGCCGGTGTAGAAGGTGCAGTTGTGGCCGAAAAGGTGGATGAGTGGCTAGGGGGTGCTTGTGGAGTGACAGACATGAAGCTGGGATGTCTTTGGTGCCTGAGTAGGATGCGAGCGAGCGGATGAAAGGACTTGGGCAGGTGCAgcgtggggggggctggggcaggctgtggtGCCCGCAGCCCCTGCTGTTCCTGTGGGCCCGCAGAGGGGCAGTCATGGCACAGGAGCCCCCCACGCACCCCAGCCTGAGCCGGGCTATTGGGCAGGGGCTGCGCTGAGAGACGGCGCAGGTTTTGATGTTTTGAGGcagcttccagcagctgcaggtgtGAGGCCCGGCGTCAACTGTTCAGAACCGTCTCCTTGTGGCAAAGCTTCCGGGAATCGCCAGGAAAGATGACTCAGGCAGGCGGGAATAAGTGGGTGCGGGGGGCGGTGGGCCCCGCCACAGCTGCAATCCTCCCAGAGTCTTTTTCTTCCAGGGTGTCGAGGCCGGGCTCTGTCTTACCTGAATGTCAGTTCAGGGTGTGGCTGTGTAAATGAACTTACCCTGACTTAATTAAGCTCCTCGGAGTTTGGAGACAAGGCTCCAGAAGAGTAAACTCATGTCTCTTTCATTGTAGTAGTTAGTCATTTTTCAGAATGTCAGCGCTTATCGTTACAAATCGGACTTTTGTTACAGCAGCAGTTAGCGTGACTCCCAAGAGCACCCTTCCCAAGCCGCGCCGTGACTCACGCTTCGGCAGGGCGCTTTTCCCAGTCACAGGGCTGCGGTCCTCATGGACAGGGCTCGGAAAAAATGGGCCTGCCATCCCTAATTGGAAATTAACCCTGCCCATACGATAGTCCTCCCAAAGGAACCTgcctcagtttaaaaaaattagttgCATCGTCAAAACAGCTGCCCGCGAGATTTGCGATGGCCAGTCGCTTCGCTGGTGGACCTGGGTGTTATTTCCCTCGTCACTGGGAACCGTGAATGGGAGAAGCAACCTCCGGGAGTGCAGAACTCGCTCTGGAGCGTGGAAGCAACCATGGTGTGGGCACCGTGACTCAGGCTTCCCACTACCGCATGGTTGTGCTTTTTATCTTGGATTTGTTTCTAATATTTGTTTCTAATATCTGTCCAGCCTGAAGGGCTCCGTATGCGTAATCTGAAATCGCTTTGGTGCTTTCTAGCGGGGGGGAAAAGCTTTCCCCTCATCTTGGGGTGGACCATCAGCTTTCCAGGATGAGTTAGTGGCATCTCCACTTACAAACTTGGTCCCTCTTCTGGCGTCCTTGGCACGACTCTGGCACCGACGCTGCTGGAGCCTGTAAGTTTCAGGATGATGCCCAAGCAGGCGCTTGGGGGACTTCAGGCCGAGGTGGATGACTTGAGCACCGCAAGTCCTCTCACTTTCAAAATGTGGAGCACAGGCAAGAGCAGGGTAATTTTAGTCCCGCCGTCAGTTCCGAAGGGGTGACGCGGGTGAGTCACAGCCCCGTGGTGCTGGCAGCGAGGGCCGCGTCCCCGCAAAGTGCCCGGAGCTTCTGCAAAAGGTGGCTTTTTATAGGCGGCAAACTGGGTATGCGGCGTATCGTCCAGGAAGTCGCTCGTCTCTTGCTTCAGAACAGGTATCTCTggcctccttaaaaaaaaaaaagagaggaggggaaaaaagaaaaaacaaacctaaagatATGAGTCATCTGCAGAGTTCTCACAGCAGTTTAACAGGCTCAGGCCCTTGCTTCGCCTCAAGAGAAATGTTTTGCCTTCCAGAGGATGCACTTCACTCCGCTGGTGCTGGTTTCTCTAGCTGCATCTGTTAGCGTTACTGGTTTCTTTAGCTGTATCTTTTAGGACGGCattagttagaaaaaaaatacttaagcaGGATTTAACGGGTGTCTGTTTTGTGAGAGGTGGACATTGATAACGCTTGAAAATTGATAACGTTTgaaacgtggggttttttttttttccataggagtATTGAGATGAGCGCAGCCCCGAGGGGAACCACCAGCGGCTCCTGGCTCCGCGTAGGTGCCCCTGGTGCCCTTCAGACCTGGGGAAAACTCAGGCAGTGGTCACAAAGAGGAGGAAGGCGAGGTGTAGATAACAAGCTGCACTCCTGAACCTGTTCCCATGCCTGCGCCTAGAATGGATTCCTTGTTTGAAATATAATGGGGGTAACGCTGCCATTTGGCTGTTTTATGGGAATGCGCTCTTGTTTCAcgtttttttgggtgggggtgAAGTGAAAGACCTGGAGACAGGTCACGCTGCACAGCCACAGCCTCTGCAGTCGCGGGGGAGCAGGacggagggggcgggcgggctcACAGACCTCAGTAGCGAGGGAAGCATTTTCCCCAGGCTTAATGAGGAACATTTGAGAAGAATCTATTGCTCTTCGTGCACCTGAGCTGCAGCGATGCTTGTCCCCAAGCCTGCGAGGGTCCTTCAGAGGAAGGTACATCatggggaaaggggcaggaggccCCAACCTGCCTGGATCGTTGCTGCTGGGGACATGGACGAGTGGAGGAAAGCATCCAGGGCCGACACCAGCCCCGAAATACCTCTGGCCTTCATCTGAAGCTGGTATTCGAAGAACAAACTCATTTGATGAAGGGCAGGAGTTATCTGGGTTTGCTGCGCTGGGGCAAGGCTGCGGGGTGGAACTGACACCGGTCCCGGCGCCTGGTGCTGACAGCTTCTACCTTGGAAGTCACGTTTGCTTGGCATACTTTCTCAGAAGGAGACTTTGCACTTTGTGCGACAGGAACCTGGGATTGCGTAGTCCTCATGCTGTTAATATTTGCTGTTTTTGCCCTGAGGAGCTTTCTACATTTTCCTTTCGAAAACGGGGGGGCTGCTGCGGAGCAGGCGCTGACCCCCTGGCTCTTAACTTTCAGCTGCCGCCCGTCGGCGGACGGAGGTGCGCTCGTGCAGTTATCCCATTAGCTTAACATCTGCCAGAACGCCCTTTCCCCACGGGGGCTGGATTAGTCTGGAACTGACCCAGCTCTCTGGGAAGCTTTTTCCTATCACGTACTTGCGGCTTTCAATCTGCTGCCTTAACTGTAACCAAACCCGCTGCCCGTCTCGCGCCGCGGAGCAGGAAGATTTGCAAGCAAAGCAGTGATTTGGCTCTCACTTTCCCTCCAAAGCAAGCCTGTCTGCTTAAGTGTTCGAATTGCATCGTGTTTAAATGTTCAAGTTACATCCCGTATATCGCATAGATACTCGTCTTTCCGATCTAAAGGGTTGTTTCGGCTGTGATGAACTGCACTGGTCTGGTTTTCACATCAGcgctgaaaacaaaagcatttcacgggggctggggggggcgaggGACAGCAGCAGGGCAGACGCTGCTGGATGTACTTGGTTTCATCTTGCTGCCCCTTACAAAGGTTCGGGACCAACTTCCCCAGCACCTGCTCGCTGGAAGACGAGCCAAGCCCAGCAAGGGCCGAATTGAAAGTTGCTGGCGTCCGGCGCTGCATTGTGGAAGGCGTTGAATCGCTGCCAATGAACCGTCCCTGGATCTCACTCCGGCTCATCTTACAACCTTGGACTAGTTAATGAATTCCAAGTCCTCCAGCCCTTGCCTCCAAGCATCTTGAGCATGTGGCATTGTGTGAGCCAGGGTCAGCGTCGGCCGGactgggatgctgctgcctgggccctggagatgctcctgggctgctcctgccGGTCTCCTGCAGGCGCAAAGGCACCTTCCTGCCTCGCATCCGCTTCTGGCCACGTTACCTGCAGCTTTCTGGCCCTCTTTTAGGGAGGGATGGGAATATTTCAGACCAGGGCAGTGATACGTTCTCCCTTAAGTAATGCTGCCTGCGGCCTTGCAGCTGCAATCTCAGGATCTCAGCTCCTGCCTCACCTGTTTGCCGGATACCTAATGAAGAAAAGATCATCTGCATTTTCCCCTCAATATGAGGTTGGACTCTCAAACACAGCGCCAAAGCTTCCTGGCTTTCGTTTCCGTCGTGAACCTTATTAATGATTTGTGAAAGGGGAAGCTTTTCACCTTGTTTGAAGTTGCACACGGGTTTCCTTCAACCAACACCTCCAGGCCATGGCCCGAAACCCCTTGCTCCAACGCTACGCTTGCTCTGGCTCATGGTTACCTCTTCACTGTGccagtgtccccccagccccgctaTGCCGTGGCCATGCCGTGGAGGAGAAGGGGCCGTacagcttctccttcccctcttccagGCTCTCCTGTGGCTCCCAGTCCTCCCGGAAATGCTCTGAGTAGTGAAACTGGTTAATCA encodes:
- the ARF6 gene encoding ADP-ribosylation factor 6, with amino-acid sequence MGKVLSKIFGNKEMRILMLGLDAAGKTTILYKLKLGQSVTTIPTVGFNVETVTYKNVKFNVWDVGGQDKIRPLWRHYYTGTQGLIFVVDCADRDRIDEARQELHRIINDREMRDAIILIFANKQDLPDAMKPHEIQEKLGLTRIRDRNWYVQPSCATTGDGLYEGLTWLTSNYKS